DNA sequence from the Sphingomonas taxi genome:
CTCGCCGATCGCGCCGAAATCGAGCCCGCGCCGCCAGACGAACGGCCGGATCGCGTCGAGAAAGTACCGGCCGAGTTCGAGATCGCCCGCCGCCGCGCGCGACCGGATGAACGCCGCGCGCTCCCAGGTCAGCGCCTGCGATTCGTAATAGCCGATCGCCCCGTCGACCGGCAGCGCGATCGGCGTCGCCTCGGGCGAGGGCCGCAGCCGCAGGTCGACGCGCAGCACATAGCCGTCGCCGTCGCGCGCCTGGAGCAATTCGACGACGCGCTTGGCGATCCGCACCGCCGCCTCTTCCGGCTCCTCGCGCGCCCGGTGCGGCAGCGTGCGCGGATCGAAGATCAGGATCGGATCGATGTCCGACGAATAATTGAGCTCGCGGCTGCCCTGCTTGCCGAGCGCGATCACCGCGAAGCCGCGCGGCTCGGCACCGGGGGTCCGCTCCTCGATCGCCGCGCGGATCGCGCGGTCAAGCGCGCGGTCGGCGAAGTCGCTCAGCGCCTGCGTCACCGCGGTGAGATCCATCACCCCGGCGAGGTCGCCGATCGCGACGGTCAGCGCCAGCGCCCGCCGGTCGAGCCGCAATTGCCGCGCCACCGCCATGTCGGGCGTCGCCGTCGTATAGTCCAGCTCGAACCGCCCCGCGGCGAGCCGCGCCGCCAGCGCCGGCTCGCGATCGAGCAACAGCGACAGGAAGGGCGCATGCGCGCGTGCGCGGTCGATTGCATCGGTGACGGCTGGCATCGGCATATCCTTTACGGGTGTCGCAACGTTTCCGTCGAACGATCGTTCTGACCGTCATGAACACCGCCATGCATACATCGCGAAAGGACCGCAGCGGCGACTACGTCGTCCGCCTTCCGCGGCCGGCGGACCCGCTGGGCCATGCGCTGCGCGGCGTGTTTGGCGAAACGCCGATGCCCGACGACATGCGCGCATTGCTCGAACGCCTCGAGCGCGTCACCCACTGATCGCGGGCGGGACGGTCGGTCCCACCGTCAAGAGACGCCAGCCCGTCGGCAGATAGTCCGTCGACATATAGAAATAGAAGGCGCAGCTGCCATCCGGCCGATAGCTGCCGCCCTTGAGGATGCCATAGGCGGTATCGCCGAGGAACACCGGGCTGCCGCTGTCGCCGCTCTTGCACACCGGCCCCGCCACCGTCGTCCAGGTCGGCAGGCAGGCACCGCCGCACAGGTCGCCGGCGGGGGCGAAGTCGGTCAGCTCGACCTGCGAGCAGCTGTATCCGGTCCGCTCGCCGCGATGGCAAACGATGTCGCCCGCGCGCATCCCCGCCCGCCCGCGCGCGCCGGTGACCGGCCGGCTGATCGTCTTGGCGGTATCGGCGAAGAACAGCGGCGCCAGCGGCGCAGCGCTGCTGTTGATCTGTACGTCCTGATACCCCCAGCCCCATTGCCCGACGAACGGCAGCGCCTGCTCGTGCCCGTCGGCATCGCGCCCGCTGAGCTCGTCCGGGCAATGCGCCGCGGTGGCGAGCCCGGTACGCAAGCCATCGGTGACGACGAAACCGGCGGTGCAGAGATAGCGATGCGTATCGCCCGGCACCTGTCCGACGACGCGCGCGCCGCCCTGGATGCCCCCCATGTCGAGCGCCGGCTGATCGACGACGCGCAGCCGCACCGGCACATGCGTCAGCGCCGCGAGCCGCTCGGCGAGCGGCGCCGCGCCCTCGCGCGCCACGTCGCGGCCCGAGACGACCGCAACCAGCTCGCCGCTACGCTGGTCGATGCCGAGCCCCGGCGGCGCGATCAGGCTGGCACGGATCGTCGCCTGATAGGCAGTGATCGCCTGCACCAGCCCGGTATGGCTGACCGCCGCGCCGGTGCGGAAGGTCACGCGCACCGGCATGCCGTCGAGATCGACGATCTGTTCGGCGACGGGGGCGTCGCCGGTCAGCGTCACGACGATCCCGAAGCCGGGGCGATGCTCGACCGCGATTCCCGTCAACCGATCGGCGAACCGATCGGCGATCGAATCGGTAACCGGCACGCTCGCCTCCTGCAAGCGAAGGTGGCGGATCGCCTCCTCGACCGTCACGCCGAGCCGCTCGGCCACCGCCGCCGCATCCTGCGCCCGCGCCGCCTCGGGCGACTGCACCGCCGCGGCGACGACGACCGGCGGCGGCGTGACGAGCACCTGCGCCGCCGCGGGACCGCCCGCCCCCAGCATCCACGCCCACAGCAAGACCCGCCGATATCGCCCCACAGCATCCTTGTAAGGCGACAAACTGGCGCGTCGATGAACGATCAGGAGCAGAGGACGCAAAACCTCACGGCTGCCAGTTCGGCCGATAACCCGGATCGAGGCGGCGATCGGTGAAATAGGCGGCGCTGATGAAGGCGAGGTGGGTGAGCGCCTGCGGGAAATTGCCGATCGGCTCGCCGCGCAGGTCGAGCTCTTCCGAGAACAGGCCGAGCGGGTTGGCGTAGGCGATGCCCTTGGCGAGGATCATCTGCGCCTCGTCGAGCCGGCCGGCGCGTGCGAGGCATTCGGCGTACCAGAAGGTGCAGGTGGTGAACGCGCCTTCCGTCCCCTCCAGCCCGTCGGCGTTGCGGTAGCGGTAGACGAGGCCGTCGTCGCGCAGATGCGTACCGATCGCGTCGAGCGTCTTGAGCCACACCGGATCGGTCGAGGAGACGAACCGCACCAGCGGCATCATCAGCAACGCCGCGTCGAGTTCGGTGCCGCCGCGGTCCTGGACGAAATAGCCGTGTTCCGGATGGCGGAAATTGCTCCAGATATCCTCGACGATGGCGTCGCGCGCCTCGCTCCACGCGACCAGCGGCGCGGGCAGCGAGCGCTTCTTGGCGAGCCGGATCGCGCGGTCGAGCGCCACCCAGCACATCAGCCGCGAATGGAGGAAGTGGCGCGGTGCCGAGCGCATCTCCCAGATGCCGGCATCGGGCTGGTCCCAATTGGCGATGACATAGTCGATGACGCCGCGAACGTGCTGCCAGCCGGCGTGATCGATCGCCGCGCCGTATTTGTTCGAGAGATAGACGCTGTCCATCAGCTCGCCGAAGATATCGAGCTGGCTCTGCGCGTGGGCGCCGTTGCCGATCCGCACCGGGCGGCTGTCGGCATAGCCGGCGAGATGCGGCAGCTCCTCCTCGTCCGCCGCCTCCGACCCGTCGATCGCATACATGATGCGGATCGGATGCGCGCGGTCGGCGGCCATTACCCGCTCGCCCGCCCAGCGGCGGAAATGCTCGGCTTCGTCGATGAAGCCCAGTCGCATGAAGGCGTAGACGGTGAACGAGGCGTCGCGGATCCAGGTCGCGCGATATTCCCAGTTGCGCCCCGCCCCCACCGCCTCGGGCAGCGAGAAGGTCGCCGCCGCCGCGATCGAACCGTGGCGGTTCGAGGTGAGCAGCTTGAGCGCCAGCGCCGAGCGCATCATCTCCTCGCGCCAGCGGCCGCGATAGCTCGTGCGCGACAGCCAGCCGCGCCAGGCGGTCGTCGTCGCGGCGATCTCGGCGGCGACGGTCGCATCGTCGGGACGCTCCAAAGCCTCCTCGCCGAACACGAACCACGCGCTCTCGCCCTCGCCGAGGGTGAAGCCTGCCTCCGCCACGCCCTCGCCGCAGATCAGCGGCACCGAGGCATGCAGGCGCAGCGTCAGGTCTCGTCCGACGAAGCACACGCCGCCGTCCGCCGCCACCACCTGCGGCACCTCGCGCGCATAATCGAACCGCGGGCGGCAGCGCGCCGCGAAGGCGACCGTGCCGCGCGTCACCGTGACGCGGCGGATCAGGCAGCGCGCGCGATGCTCGGGATGCACGCGCGCGTCCGGATGCGGCATCAGGTCGACGATCTCGACGCTGCCGCTCGTCGCCATCCAGCGCGTCGTCAGCACGTTGGTATCGGGCACGTAGATCTGGATCACCCGGGCGGCGTCGAGCGCCGGCCGGATCTCGAAGGCGCCGCCACGCTCGGCATCGAGCAGTTCGGCGAAGACGCTGGGGCTGTCGAGCGACGGCCAGCACAGATAGTCGATCGTCCCGTCCGCGGCGACCAGGGCCGCGGTCTCCATGTCGCCGATGATGCCGTGATCGCCGATGCGCCGGTGTGGCCCGACCCGCGCTTCATCCATTGTCGCGGAATTCGGGATAGAGCGACATGCCGCCATCGACGAACACGGTGGTGCCGGTGACGTAATCCGCCGCGTCCGAGGCGAGCCACACCGCGGCGCGCGCGACGTCCTCGGGCTCGCCGATCCGGCCATAGGGGATCAGCTTCAGCAATTTGGTCAGCGCCGCCTCCGTCTCCCACGCCTCCTTGTTGATCGGCGTGCGGATCGCGCCGGGCGCGATCGCGTTGACGCGGATGCCGTCGGCCGCGACCTCCTGCGCCAGCGTGCGCGTCAGCATCCGCACCCCGCCCTTCGCCGCGGCGTAATTGACGTGGCCGGCCCAGGGGATCAGCTCGTGCACCGAGCTCATCGCGATGATCGTGCCGGCGCTGCGCGCGGGCCGGCCGTCCCGCGGCTGGGCGCGGAAGCGCCGGACCGCCTCGCGCGCGCAGAGGAACTGGCCGGTCAGGTTGATGTCGATGACGGTGTTCCAATCGGCGAGCGTCAGGTCGGCGACCGGTGCGTCCTTCTGCACGCCCGAATTGGAGACGAGCACGTCGACCCGCCCGAACGCCGCCACCGCGGCGTCGAACAGGCGGGTGACGTCCGGCTCCTGCGATACGTCGGCCTGCACCGCGATCGCCTTGCCGCCGGCCCCGGTGATCCGCTGCGCCAGCGTTTCGGCGCTCTCCTCGTCGGAGCGATAGTTGACGACGACCGCGGCGCCGGCGTCGGCGAGCCCCGCCGCGACGGCATGGCCGATTCCGGAGCTGGCGCCGGTAACGATGGCAGTATGACCTGCAAGGACGGACAAGGACGCATCTCCAATGACTTCACGTCGCACCTGAACGGTCGAGCGCGTCAGGGGATGCGTGTCAGTCGATCGGGTCGCCGTAGAACAGCCCGCGTCCGTCGGTCCCGACATAGACGCGGCCGGCACGGCGCGGGTCGCCGGCGACGACGCGATAGCGCCCGCCCCAACGATGCGTCGCGTCGTCGATCCGCCGCCATGACGCACCGCGGTCGGTCGACCGCCAGATGCCGCGCACGTCATCGCGGCTGCCGATCGCGAACACCGCATCCTTGCCTAGCCCGTACAGCTCGATCGCCAGTCCGCCGCTCGCCGGAACGAACGACACGCCGGCGTCCTCGCTGCAGAACAGCGCGGCGCCGACCTGCAACCACAGCCGCCCCGCCGCGTCGGGCGCGGCGACGAGCGCGCTTTGCGATTCACGGTTGCGCGCCTGCGCCGCGGTGAGGTCGCGCGGCAGGCCGCGCCCCGCCACCGGCGCGAAGCTCGCGCCGGCGTCGCGCGACACCAGCAACCGGCCACCCGTCGCGTCGACCGCGTAGAAGACCGCCGGATCGACCTTGTCGGACACCGCCCGCGTCCGCGGCGGCAGGCCGCGCACCGGCGACCACGTCCGGCCGCGATCGCGCGTCACCTGCGGCACGCGTGCGGCGACGACTATCGTCGCGCCGTCCGCGGAGACGGTGATCGGCGTCTCGCCGTTGAGATCGTCGCGCGCCGGCGGGTTGCCCTGCGGCGGCAGGCGCAGCGGCGTCCAGTGGCGGCCGCCATCCTCCGACCGGGCGAGGCTCGCGTCGCGGGGACGGTCGAGATACAGGCTGCCGCTGCGTACGATCACGGCCGGTGCCTTGCCGGCATAATCGAGCATGTTGGTGTTGGAGAGATACGGGTTGGCGAAGGTCGGCTGCGGCGAACGGTCGAGATCGTCGTGGACGAAGCCGGCGAGATCGCCGAACCCCGACACGACCGGCGCGCCGCCGGTCGGCGAGATCATCGTGATCACCGCGGTCTGTTCGATCCCGCGCACCCACGGCGCCCAATCCACCGTATTGCGCGTCGGCAGGCGCTGCGCCGCATAGACGGTCGCGCCGGTGGTATAGGCGATATGGCCGGCATCGAACGGGTCGATCGCCAGGCCCGAGATCCAATGGCCGAAATCGGCGCCCTTGCCCTCGTGCAGCAGGAACGGCGTCGCCGACACGTCGCGGCGGCTGCGCGCGCCGACATCGTCCCAATGCAGACCGTCGTCGCGGCTCAGCCACAGCGAATCGCCGGCGCGATAGCGATCGATCGTCGACACCGCGACGGTGCCCGGCGCCGACCGCGCCACCGCGACGCCGAGAAACCCGCCCTCGGCCCCTGCCGCACGCCACGCCGGCGGCGTGACGTCGCGGCCATGGCCTCGCGCGTCGTAGCGCCAGACCGCGCCGGTCTTGACGTCGCTCGGACCGATGCCGCTGGCGAAGCCGACCCACAGCACGCCCCGAGCATCGACCACGCCCTTGGCCGCGAACAGCGCCGGTCCCGCCACCGCGGTCCAATGCACGCCGCCATCGTCGGAACGATACAGCGCCGGCCCGCCCGGATCGGCGATCCCCGCCCAGATACGCTGCGACGCGCCCGCCTTGCCGCTGGTCGGGTCGATCGCGACGAAGGATACGCCGCCGTGGCTGGTGCGGCGCTCGGGCCGGCCGAGCCCCTTGTGCGGAAAGCCCGCGACCGGCGTCCAGCTCTGCCCCGCATCGTGGCTCTGCCACAGGCCGTCGTGGCGCGATCCGAAGAACAGCCGGCGATGATCGTTGGGATCGACCGCCAGCCGCTCGCCGAGGCCCCGCCCCGGCTCGTTGCCGCCCATGGCGAACGGCACCGGCACCACCCGCCACGTCCGCCCGCGGTCGCCCGAGCGCAGGATCGCCGCGGGGGCGCCGGCATTCATCCCCGCCGCCATATAGACGACGTCCGCGTCGACGGGATCGGCCGCGATGCTCTCGATCCCCATATAGCTGGAAACGGCATTGCCATCCTGCAGCGGCACCCAGCGCGCCGCCGCCGCGTCCCAGCGATAGCCGCCGCCCATGTCGGTGCGCAGATAGGCGAGCCCGCGCTCGACCGGGCTGAACACGATATTGGGCGCATACCCCCCCGCCCCGACGGTGACGTTGGTCCAGCGATACGGCACCGCCTGTTGCGCGGGTGATGCCGCGGGCGTGGCGAGCACCGCCAGCATCACGAGCAGCGTTCGCCAAGACCCCCGCCGTTTGCCCTGAGCCTGTCGAAGGGCCTGAGTCTCACCGTGCTTCGACACGCTCGGCACGAACGGAGCGGATTGGCGCAACCCGCTCAATTCCTCGACACCACCGGTTCCAGCGTCGCCAGCACCACGTCGTTGCTGCGCATCGGCAGCCGCAGCGTATAGCCGCCGTCACGACCGACCTGAACGACGCGTGCGATCTCCGGCCTGTCGGTGGTCAGCGCCTGCAATTCGGCGATCTGCGCCGGCGTCAGCGTCTTGGGCGAGCCCATCGCCAGATAGCGCGAATGCGCGTCGTTCTTCTGATAGCCGGTCCGGCGCACCGTCACCCGATAGCGCCCCGGCGCGAGATGCGTCAGCCGCAAGTCCGCCGCCGCCGCCGGCGTCGCGGGCAGCATTTTGGTGAAGAACGGGCGGTTGCTCAGCGTCTGCTTGGGCTGCTGCCAGTTCCACACCAGGACGTTGGTCCGCCCGCCCTCGCTCGTCGCCAGTGCCTGCGCGTCGGCGAGCGCGATCTCCGGCCCGCGCAGCGCGTGGAGATATTTGTACGCGAACCACGCCGGCTTGCGGATACCCTCGCGGTTCATCAGCCCGAAGCCGCCGTGGAACGGCGTCGGCGGCGGCCCGGCTTCCTCGAACAGGTCGCTATAGGTCCAGTAGCTCATCCCTTGCGCGATCCCGCGCGTGGCCAGCAATTTGTTCAGGATATAGGGCGCGCTGACATAGGAATCGTGCACCGGATCGCGCGGATTGTAGCTCGCGCTCCATTCGGTGAAGAACAGCGGCAGGCCGGGAAACTTCGACGCCGCGATCTCCGCGCGGACGCGGCGGACGTCGCCGACGATCGCATCGGGATTGGTCGACAGGCGATTGTCGTCCTCGCCGCGCTCGTCGAGGAAGCCGCCGTCGACGCCATAGGTATGCGTCGACACGAAATCGATCGGCACCTTGCGCGCCGCGGCATAGTCGAGCAGCTCGGGCACCCACGCCGCCCCCGCGGTTGCCGGCCCGCCGACGCGCAGGGCCGGGTCGATCGCCTTGATCGTCCGCGCGCTCGATTCGTACAGGCTGAGATAGGCCGCCTTGTCGCCCTTCTCCCAGAAGCCGGCGAGATTGGGCTCGTTCCACACCTCGAAATACCAGCTGCGCACCTCCTCGGCGCCGTAGCGCTGGCGCAGGTGGCGGACATAGGCGTCGATCAGCCTGGCCCAGCCCTCCGCCTGCGGATGCGACGTATTGCCCTTCCAGTAGAAGATCGTCTGGTTCGAGGTCTTGAGCGCGTCCGGCGTGAAGCCAAGCTCGACGAACGGCTTGATCTTGCGCGCGAGCAAGGCGTCGTAGAGCTGGTCGATCTTCGTCCAGTCGTAGACGACCTTGCCGTCGCGCACCTTCACCGTGCCGAGCGCATCGGTGAACACGTCGTGGAAGCGTACGTAGCGGAAGCCCAGTTCGCGCACCGCGGTATCGAGCTGCGCGAGGCTGTCCGGCCGGATCAGCGTGCCCGCGAAGTCCGATCCCACCGACAGGTCGAAGGCGCGATCGATCGGCGCGGCCGCACGCGCGACATCGACGTTGATCACCCGTACCGGCTCGGACGCAGGCGCCGCGGACGCTGCCGCGGCCAGACAGAGCAGCGCACCGGCGCCGAAACGGAACGGGAGCGGAGTCATGGCGGTCCTTCGGATCGGAGATGGCAGACGCCCCGCCCGCCGGTCGGCGAGCGGGGCGCTGGGTTACTAGAAAGCGAGGCTGATCCCGGTCGAGATGCGGCGATCGCTCTGGAACCAGCTGCGGCCGTACAGCTTGCCGCCCGGATAGCCGCCCATCAGCGTGCGCTGCGTCGCACCGAGGATATTGGTGAACTGGACACCGAAGGAGAAATTGTCGGTGACCTTGAACCGCGCCCCGCCGTCGACCGTGCCATAGGCATCGCCATAGACC
Encoded proteins:
- a CDS encoding GH39 family glycosyl hydrolase, which codes for MTPLPFRFGAGALLCLAAAASAAPASEPVRVINVDVARAAAPIDRAFDLSVGSDFAGTLIRPDSLAQLDTAVRELGFRYVRFHDVFTDALGTVKVRDGKVVYDWTKIDQLYDALLARKIKPFVELGFTPDALKTSNQTIFYWKGNTSHPQAEGWARLIDAYVRHLRQRYGAEEVRSWYFEVWNEPNLAGFWEKGDKAAYLSLYESSARTIKAIDPALRVGGPATAGAAWVPELLDYAAARKVPIDFVSTHTYGVDGGFLDERGEDDNRLSTNPDAIVGDVRRVRAEIAASKFPGLPLFFTEWSASYNPRDPVHDSYVSAPYILNKLLATRGIAQGMSYWTYSDLFEEAGPPPTPFHGGFGLMNREGIRKPAWFAYKYLHALRGPEIALADAQALATSEGGRTNVLVWNWQQPKQTLSNRPFFTKMLPATPAAAADLRLTHLAPGRYRVTVRRTGYQKNDAHSRYLAMGSPKTLTPAQIAELQALTTDRPEIARVVQVGRDGGYTLRLPMRSNDVVLATLEPVVSRN
- a CDS encoding glucose 1-dehydrogenase; protein product: MSVLAGHTAIVTGASSGIGHAVAAGLADAGAAVVVNYRSDEESAETLAQRITGAGGKAIAVQADVSQEPDVTRLFDAAVAAFGRVDVLVSNSGVQKDAPVADLTLADWNTVIDINLTGQFLCAREAVRRFRAQPRDGRPARSAGTIIAMSSVHELIPWAGHVNYAAAKGGVRMLTRTLAQEVAADGIRVNAIAPGAIRTPINKEAWETEAALTKLLKLIPYGRIGEPEDVARAAVWLASDAADYVTGTTVFVDGGMSLYPEFRDNG
- a CDS encoding glycoside hydrolase family 15 protein, which gives rise to MDEARVGPHRRIGDHGIIGDMETAALVAADGTIDYLCWPSLDSPSVFAELLDAERGGAFEIRPALDAARVIQIYVPDTNVLTTRWMATSGSVEIVDLMPHPDARVHPEHRARCLIRRVTVTRGTVAFAARCRPRFDYAREVPQVVAADGGVCFVGRDLTLRLHASVPLICGEGVAEAGFTLGEGESAWFVFGEEALERPDDATVAAEIAATTTAWRGWLSRTSYRGRWREEMMRSALALKLLTSNRHGSIAAAATFSLPEAVGAGRNWEYRATWIRDASFTVYAFMRLGFIDEAEHFRRWAGERVMAADRAHPIRIMYAIDGSEAADEEELPHLAGYADSRPVRIGNGAHAQSQLDIFGELMDSVYLSNKYGAAIDHAGWQHVRGVIDYVIANWDQPDAGIWEMRSAPRHFLHSRLMCWVALDRAIRLAKKRSLPAPLVAWSEARDAIVEDIWSNFRHPEHGYFVQDRGGTELDAALLMMPLVRFVSSTDPVWLKTLDAIGTHLRDDGLVYRYRNADGLEGTEGAFTTCTFWYAECLARAGRLDEAQMILAKGIAYANPLGLFSEELDLRGEPIGNFPQALTHLAFISAAYFTDRRLDPGYRPNWQP
- a CDS encoding S1 family peptidase, which gives rise to MLWAWMLGAGGPAAAQVLVTPPPVVVAAAVQSPEAARAQDAAAVAERLGVTVEEAIRHLRLQEASVPVTDSIADRFADRLTGIAVEHRPGFGIVVTLTGDAPVAEQIVDLDGMPVRVTFRTGAAVSHTGLVQAITAYQATIRASLIAPPGLGIDQRSGELVAVVSGRDVAREGAAPLAERLAALTHVPVRLRVVDQPALDMGGIQGGARVVGQVPGDTHRYLCTAGFVVTDGLRTGLATAAHCPDELSGRDADGHEQALPFVGQWGWGYQDVQINSSAAPLAPLFFADTAKTISRPVTGARGRAGMRAGDIVCHRGERTGYSCSQVELTDFAPAGDLCGGACLPTWTTVAGPVCKSGDSGSPVFLGDTAYGILKGGSYRPDGSCAFYFYMSTDYLPTGWRLLTVGPTVPPAISG
- a CDS encoding WD40/YVTN/BNR-like repeat-containing protein, yielding MLAVLATPAASPAQQAVPYRWTNVTVGAGGYAPNIVFSPVERGLAYLRTDMGGGYRWDAAAARWVPLQDGNAVSSYMGIESIAADPVDADVVYMAAGMNAGAPAAILRSGDRGRTWRVVPVPFAMGGNEPGRGLGERLAVDPNDHRRLFFGSRHDGLWQSHDAGQSWTPVAGFPHKGLGRPERRTSHGGVSFVAIDPTSGKAGASQRIWAGIADPGGPALYRSDDGGVHWTAVAGPALFAAKGVVDARGVLWVGFASGIGPSDVKTGAVWRYDARGHGRDVTPPAWRAAGAEGGFLGVAVARSAPGTVAVSTIDRYRAGDSLWLSRDDGLHWDDVGARSRRDVSATPFLLHEGKGADFGHWISGLAIDPFDAGHIAYTTGATVYAAQRLPTRNTVDWAPWVRGIEQTAVITMISPTGGAPVVSGFGDLAGFVHDDLDRSPQPTFANPYLSNTNMLDYAGKAPAVIVRSGSLYLDRPRDASLARSEDGGRHWTPLRLPPQGNPPARDDLNGETPITVSADGATIVVAARVPQVTRDRGRTWSPVRGLPPRTRAVSDKVDPAVFYAVDATGGRLLVSRDAGASFAPVAGRGLPRDLTAAQARNRESQSALVAAPDAAGRLWLQVGAALFCSEDAGVSFVPASGGLAIELYGLGKDAVFAIGSRDDVRGIWRSTDRGASWRRIDDATHRWGGRYRVVAGDPRRAGRVYVGTDGRGLFYGDPID